In a genomic window of Kluyveromyces marxianus DMKU3-1042 DNA, complete genome, chromosome 7:
- the PCL1 gene encoding Pcl1p, translating into MFKKKSLEMLFESPVSDEMIKFLTDHALKVIPRHQQNYMPTPPSTPGAGASTNGSKNGVPSLMTFISRLVRYTNVYTSTLLTTVVYLNRLRALLPADAAGLPTTCHRVFLACLILSAKYHNDSSPLNKHWTRYTDGMFTLRDVNLMERQLLQLFDWDLRVESEELWQNLYALANPIRRDLEKGAQINKLRQQQQQQQKSKQVYYHQRNISACSSTATLLGSRSGSVNSLDILKEYESSPENGYSETYAQKYSLGSGVGPSMSTTTLAPSLAPSLDPRYSYM; encoded by the coding sequence atgttcaagaagaagagcttaGAAATGTTGTTTGAGTCGCCAGTGAGCGACGAGATGATCAAGTTTCTCACTGACCACGCCTTGAAGGTGATTCCAAGACATCAACAGAACTACATGCCCACTCCTCCCAGCACTCCAGGTGCTGGTGCTAGTACCAATGGCTCCAAGAACGGAGTGCCCAGTCTGATGACGTTCATCTCGAGACTGGTACGGTACACCAACGTTTACACATCGACACTGCTCACCACGGTGGTGTATTTGAACAGACTGCGGGCGCTGCTGCCCGCAGATGCAGCTGGTCTGCCCACGACGTGCCACAGAGTGTTTTTGGCATGCCTCATCCTCAGTGCCAAGTACCACAACGACTCGTCGCCATTGAACAAGCACTGGACAAGATACACCGATGGGATGTTCACGCTCAGAGACGTGAACCTCATGGAGAGACAGCTGTTGCAGCTGTTCGACTGGGACTTGCGCGTGGAGTCAGAAGAACTGTGGCAGAACTTGTACGCATTGGCCAACCCAATCAGAAGAGATCTCGAGAAGGGAGCACAAATCAACAAGTTGagacagcagcagcagcaacaacaaaagagcAAACAGGTATATTACCACCAACGTAATATATCTGCGTGCTCGAGCACTGCGACACTTCTTGGGAGCCGCAGTGGTTCGGTGAACAGTTTGGATATACTGAAAGAGTACGAGTCCTCGCCTGAGAACGGTTACAGCGAGACTTATGCGCAGAAATACAGCTTGGGTTCCGGCGTGGGCCCAAGTATGAGTACTACGACGCTGGCGCCCAGCCTGGCGCCCAGCCTCGACCCTAGATACAGCTACATGTAG
- the CAF40 gene encoding CCR4-NOT core subunit CAF40, with product MFQAQTQGQMQSQMQGQLQGQPQGQPQAPVPGNMFTEQTRRKYFPQLKPYFPGQPGQPGQPGQPGQPGQQNQIPQGQQNQIPPGLQHPQENSGQGQGPNQGPNQGPVPAPGAAPGPGIVHALDDPNVYHWICQLTYGPSKEQALLELGKKREQYEDLAIVLWSSFGVMTSLIKEIISVYPLLSPPALSNQLSNRVCNALVLLQCVASHPDIRPQFLQAHIPLFLFPFLSTTSNQRTFEYLRLTSLGVIGALVKNDSAEVISFLLRTDIIPLCLRIMENSSELSKIVAIFILQKILLDDNGLQFVCATPERFYAVSQVLATMFKHMSQQQVPGRLLKHVVRCYLRLSDNLEARRLLKQVLPQQLRDNTFTEALQDDVGTKRCLAQLLLTLGEGQQQPPQPQPQQQPQQQQQQ from the coding sequence ATGTTCCAGGCCCAGACTCAAGGCCAGATGCAATCTCAGATGCAGGGACAGCTCCAGGGACAGCCCCAGGGCCAGCCTCAGGCGCCCGTTCCAGGAAACATGTTTACCGAACAAACTCGCAGAAAGTATTTCCCACAGCTCAAACCATACTTCCCTGGCCAGCCTGGCCAGCCAGGACAACCAGGACAACCAGGACAACCAGGACAACAGAACCAGATTCCCCAGGGTCAACAAAACCAGATTCCTCCAGGATTACAGCATCCCCAAGAAAACTCAGGCCAAGGCCAGGGCCCAAACCAGGGCCCAAACCAGGGCCCTGTGCCAGCACCTGGAGCAGCCCCTGGCCCCGGTATAGTACACGCCTTGGACGATCCTAACGTCTACCATTGGATCTGCCAGCTCACGTACGGGCCCAGCAAAGAACAAGCACTCCTAGAATTAGgcaaaaaaagagaacaatACGAAGACCTGGCCATCGTGTTATGGTCTAGTTTCGGCGTCATGACCTCCCTtataaaagaaatcataTCAGTATACCCGTTGCTATCGCCTCCAGCACTCTCGAACCAACTCTCGAACCGTGTTTGCAACGCTTTGGTCCTTCTCCAATGCGTCGCCTCCCATCCGGATATCAGACCCCAATTCCTACAGGCACACATTCCTCTTTTCCTATTCCCATTCTTGTCCACCACCTCGAACCAAAGAACCTTCGAGTACCTCAGATTGACCTCCTTGGGTGTCATTGGCGCCCTAGTCAAGAACGACTCCGCAGAAGTCATCAGCTTCTTGCTAAGAACAGACATCATCCCGCTGTGTCTCAGAATCATGGAAAACTCCTCCGAACTCTCCAAAATCGTCGCCATCTTCATCCTACAGAAAATCTTGCTCGACGATAACGGCCTACAGTTCGTTTGTGCTACTCCAGAACGTTTCTACGCCGTCTCTCAGGTCTTGGCCACCATGTTCAAACACATGTCCCAGCAACAGGTGCCCGGCAGACTATTGAAACACGTCGTCAGGTGCTACCTAAGACTATCGGATAACTTAGAAGCAAGAAGACTGTTGAAGCAGGTCTTGCCCCAGCAGCTAAGAGACAACACTTTCACCGAGGCATTGCAGGACGACGTGGGCACAAAACGTTGTCTTGCTCAATTGCTCCTGACCCTAGGCGAGGGCCAGCAGCAACcaccacaaccacaaccacaacaacaaccacaacagcagcagcagcagtag